The following DNA comes from Papaver somniferum cultivar HN1 chromosome 4, ASM357369v1, whole genome shotgun sequence.
ACGAACACGATCAATGGATGAACGCGCCTATGACCTTCGATGCAGAAGACATCGAGGAGGATATGGAAGATCACAACGACCCCTTGGTCCTCACCTTACCAGTGGAAGGATGCAACATCAAGAAGATCCTCATTGATGGAGGGAGTTCGgttaacgttctattctacgacacaTTCAAGCGAATGGAGCTTAACGACGAACAACTGATGTCTTCGTATTATAcaatctacgggttcaacggggCACCTACCAAGCCGTTAGGAGACATTGTTTTGAAAGTAGACGCAGGACCAATGAAAGTTGATACTCGATTCAGTATAGTGGACGCTCCTCCCCCTATAACTCCATCATTGGCTGAATATGGGTGCACAAGCTCAAAAGAGTGGCAGCAACCTATCACCAGTATCTTAGATTTACGACACCCGAAGGAGTAATGGAGATAAAGGGAGATCAGGTCACCGCTCGGGAATGCCAGGCTCTACAAGATCAACTCAATAATGAACAAGATGAGCAGGGGAAATCCCAAAGATCCAGAAACAAAGAGGCTGCGAAGGAGAAGGCAGTTGATCTTTATCTCGAAGAAATTTCTGGAAGGAGTCTGACAAAGGAGAGCATTGTTGTAAATGCTGAGGCAAGTACTTCGACAACAAAGGAGGCtgaagagcctaccaaatagcaattaaggAATGTCCTTCTCCTATGGGAACCAAAGCCTACGTTCACATCCGTAGAACCCGTGAAGGAGATCAACATAGGGACCGAAGAAAATCCGAAGATGATCAAGACAGGGACGTTATTGGAAAATGAAATAGAGATATCCCTGATCAAGTTGCTCAAGGAATACACAGATATCTTTGCATGGAAATTAGGAGACAAGCCAGGGATTGATCCGAGGATAATTCGGAACGAGCTTCATATAAAGCCAGGAACCCCGCCCTTCAGGCAGAAGGTACGAAAAGTAGCACCAGAGTATCACAAAGCTATTGAGAAGGAACTCCGCAAGCTGTTAgaagcaggattcatcaaggaagtcataTATCCAACGTGGATCTCGAATATGGTCATAGTGCCGAAAAAGAATGGAGGAGTCagaatatgcatcgatttcaccaacctcaataaagcATGTCTGAAGGATAGTTACCCACTCCCAAGCATTGATCAATTGGTAGAGGCTGTCAAAGGATACGAAGAGTTAtcgttcatggatggatattctggttacaaccaagtggcATTGGAAGAaaaagatcaacaacatacaacattctataccCCGCACGACGTCTATTGTTACACAaggatgcccttcggacttcgaaacgcaggggaaacataccagaggatggttgatactgtcttcaaatcatggattgggaataccttagaagtctacgttgatgatatGATCATCAAAATCAAGTTACGAAAGGATCATCATCAAGACCTGAGGgacatcttcgaagcaatgaggaagcaCAACATGAAAGTGAACCCAGAAAAATGCACGTTCggcgtcacctcagggaaattccttggGTATCTAGTAACAAAGAGGGGTATCGAAGTAGATCCTGCGAAGATCCAAGCCATTGTACCGTCCCCAAAGAACCTgaaagaagttcagaagctcaACGGATCCTTAGCAGCTCTGTGAAGATTCATCGCCAGgtcatcggacaaatgcaaacatttcttcaacatcctcaaaaaagggagcaagtttgaatggaccgctgAACGCGAAGAAGATTTTCAAAAGATCAAGGAATATCTAGCCACAATCCCAATCCTACAAAAGCTCGATCCCGACGAAGTGTTGGCCCTTTACATAGCGACAActgaagatgcagtcagcgcagtattggtcaagACGAATACAAAGATAGAGCAACCTATTTATTACGTCATCAAAACTCTCAACACGGCAGAAAGAAACTATACGAAGAtagagcagctcatcttggcgctagtatgggctacccaaaagatAAGGACTTATTTTTTAACTCACTATGTTCGGGTTCCATGCAAAGCACCGTTGGAAGCGGTTTTCAAGAGCGCTGGGAAAGTATGAAGGATAGCAAAGTGGAAAACTAACCTTGATCAGTTCAACATTATCCATGAAATCCAACACTCCCAAAAATCACAAGTCTTGGAGGATTTCCTTGCAGACCTACCCCTAGACAACGATGAGGAAGTAAGGGGCATACCAGAAATAGACGAAGGCAAAGACCCAGTTGACATCCTCGAGCCCTCAAACCAAAGGCGATGGGAGGTTTTCGTTGATGGATCGAAGAATAGGGAAGGTGCGGGCATAGGTATCATAATCACCACCCCTACCGGAGAAAGGATCGTGCACGCATTAAGGTTGGAATTCAGAGGGCACACCAATAACATCGTCGAATATGAAGCTGTAGTGCACACTCTTCATTTGACAATAGAAATGGGAATAACCGATGTACGCCTTACAAGTGATTCACAACTGGTTATACGACAGATAGGTCTAGAGTATAATGTCTACTACGAGAGTCTTTCAgcatacatggccttggtccagacTCTGGCATCCCGAATACCAAATATTAAATTACGGCATTTATGCAGAAAAGAAATTAGGCATGCCGATGCTTTAGCTTATATATCATCTATGTTGAAAGATGAAAGCATTCAGGAAATCAAGATAATAAGAGTGTACAAGCCCTTGGTCTACCCTCAGGAATCCTTCGCTACAAATCGTGAAGACGACGTGGAGGAGGATATCGCTAACGATGATATAGGGGAAGAAATCGCTGATGACTTTCACGAAGATGATATCATGACAATAGCTAACGAGGACGAAGACTTCAAAAACGAAGAAGATTGGAGAACCGAAGTTCATCTCTTCCTTAAAGAAGGAACGCTACCTACAGACCTGAAGCAGGATAGAAAAGTGCAGTCAAAGGAGGGAAGGTACGACCTCAGGGACGGAATTTTATA
Coding sequences within:
- the LOC113273125 gene encoding uncharacterized protein LOC113273125 — encoded protein: MGITDVRLTSDSQLVIRQIGLEYNVYYESLSAYMALVQTLASRIPNIKLRHLCRKEIRHADALAYISSMLKDESIQEIKIIRVYKPLVYPQESFATNREDDVEEDIANDDIGEEIADDFHEDDIMTIANEDEDFKNEEDWRTEVHLFLKEGTLPTDLKQDRKVQSKEGRYDLRDGILYKKCFFGPLLRCLSREEGHRVLKDIHYGDAGNHSGMRSLADKAKMQGYYWPTMIPDAARISRRC